GACTAATTCATCCTAGAATCAGCCACGTGGCCGTGCCGGTTCATGGGGCCAAAACTGGTAAAAGTTAGTGACCTGTGAAgagtaaaaaatcaatttttgaccttagttttttttttttttaaaaaaaatagtaattatgtagtgaaatataaacttttttggggtttaaactttttcatatttataatctaaaGTGCTTAAACTTGCCTTATGCTTCCAGTGTGGGACAATAAGCTTGGGTTTAAGCTTTTTCACATTTTGGTATAAAGTGCTTAATTTTGGCTTATGCTTTTCCAACATGAAATAATAATCTGCACAACTACTCACACAAAAGCACTCCATCAAGATCATTTTCTCGTCACTTTTAAGCACATATTGTTATCTTACcttgcttgattttatttttctacaactatttattaatttgtgcATTAGAGTactaacattttttttgtaggtcCCCTATTCTAGGTTTGCAAAAGACTTGGCCCAAAGGATTTGAGTCCAAGATCTCCCTGATGAGCTAGTTTTGCTCACATCAAGTTGCGCCGTCTGTGAGAACACAAATTAAGACTTGAGATCAACAGAAGCATCTAATAGTGGAATGAAGAAGCAAAAGGGTGCCTTTACTGGAGACAAATAAGCCTTGTAGGTAGTAGAAGGGACACAATTCGCTCCCACTAGAAGCACtatggtggggggggggggatgatTCGAGCCTCCAAATCCTCCAAGCAATAACATTTCTTCTGACACCTCTTCTGGGAGTTTGTCCTGGGGATTGTTGGAGACCATGCAACAGATTATTACCTCCATAGTACGAGCATAGTTGGTGGCTGTGACCCAAGTGCCTATGGCAACCCCTATGATTGCAGAGGTACCAAGAGATGGTGAAGGATGAACCTTCGTCCGAGGACCGCTAGCTTCCCCTAAAGAGTAGGGTTTGCCTTTGTTGGTTACCAATGTTTTGAAACACAACTCAGTCCGGACGCGCCACAGAACGGGCTGAAACTAGGAAATCGAAAGAGCAAAAAAAccacttttcttttatgaaaacCATTTTATCCAATGGTTCAATCGCTGAACCATGTGACTCGGTGTTGGTTGACTAAATCGAGTAGGTCAACAATTAAGTATGAACACATGATAAAATCTCTAATATCTTTTCTTAGCTATAGCTGCTCTCTACTTCTCTGCTTTGGCAAACTCCCTCTTGCTCTCTCCAtcttctcactctctctcAAACATCTACTCTTTGCCAACAAGCCCAAGTCCAACACGTCTCTCAAGCTTCTGCACTTCTCAAGTAAGCATTCAATTCAacttctctcattttttatttttgatttatttgcttttctttctccaAAATACATTTTGTGTATAAGATGGGTACGATAGTATGATGGATTGAAAACATGAAgcttttatatatgaatttacaGAGGTAGAGACTTAGAAACGATGAGACGATTTATGTCTTAATTTCTCTTGTAAaatgtgtatatttttgttaaataccCTAATTTCTCTTCTTAATTTAGTTATGCTATTTctatttagattattttttataatttagtgtatcaaattttaatagttaagtttgaaaatgttgtaatattatttcagTTAAGGACcttaatttttctgttattttttaaaggataatagcttatttatataaatgtgcaatatttatgttaaatgagataatttatattaagtttaactattttctattatttctaAACATAAACTCCTAATTCCTCTTCTCAATTTAGTGTTGCTATTTTTGTTggattatttttgaaaatttagtgtatcaatttttttgttaagtttGAAAGTGTGTAACATAATTCTgttaagtttaaattttagatttgTCAATTAATGTATTAGATTATTAGTAAATCATTTTCAATAGTTTGATTCtagttaattaaaagaatgttcatttcttgttccttttttgttcatgtaattaaaaagaatCTAAATGTTGTTATTCTTTCTTGgtttagaaacaaaaagtcTTGCTCATATATCTACCCTCCATTACACAAATGTACCATAGATTATACAAGATCATTATAAATCTATTAAGTGGTTTCCTTGTGTTGCACATTGCTTGAATTTGatcatgaaatatataatgtttgtACCATTACATTCATGATTTAAAAGCTTTGGTCACTTGTAAAGAGTTTGTTGATTCAAGGATAGCAAGAGAACGAAAAAAAAACGAAGTTACAGACATCAATAAGAGTCGTTGGGATAGACAGTTGAGAAAAGACATACATGCTGCAACTTAATGGTTTAATCCAGCATTTCAATATGATCAAGcattattttgtcaaaaacCAGAGGTCATGAATGACGTTCTTGAAGTGATTAACACAAAAGGAATAGGTAGCAAGCTAATATTGTTACATGGGACTAGATTGTTTCGAGATCCGGTTAGAGAGTTTCGACAGGAACTTGCTCTTGAAACTAGCAGAAACACTCAGCCtgataatttctcatttttgtcctttatttaagttaattatttctttactttatttttcttgaccatttgtaatctatttttttcttttctcatagACGAATGGTGGAAATTATTTTGCGCAAGTGCACCCAATCTTCAGAAGTTGGCAATTTGAATTCCTGGTCAAACTAGTATCTCATCTGGTTGAGAAACTGGAATGTATTTGAAcgagttaattattttttaattataaaaaaaaaaattattttatcataattatttttaaatatataacaaaaacatgacgagtcgcgatttcaaatcgcgactcgtcattaaataaatgtcggataaaaaaaaattatgatataatttaatttatatataattaattttaacaacatactaaaatccaaaattaataaaattaacattgcattaacttaaaaaattacaattaagggtacaaatgtaatagttatttattttgtataattgtaaaaaattacattaaatacaaaaaatattttgtacaattgtgaaaaaaacaaaaaatatacaattaatccTGGCTACCCGGTACTGGCACATCCGATTGTGTTgaagaatttctttgttgtgctTGTTGTCGTGCACGCCTTTGCGCccaatccatctcgttgtgaatacgTGTTGGTTGATTTCGCCCAGGGCGCGAAGAGATGCGAATAGTAGGATCGTGGACCAACTCAAATCCCGGTACATCCCAATAATCTTCGGAATGTACAGGTTCAAATGACTTAgaatatgtattcttataaGTCATTATATCGTAATAATCCTTCACCATTGATGCAGCATTAATCATGAATGCAGCGCATACCTTTTGAGCGTGACTGCAAGGTataccaaattgagtccatttgccgcaagaacattctcggttcgcaattttgacaacatgggtGTTGACTCCATGTCCACCGTGACGTCTTGTAACAACCGAGGCGGACTGTTGGAACTGATGGAATTTGGTGACGGTATGTTCAACAGAATTTTGATGCCAACGTGTGAACATCTTATATGCAAAATCCGTCCACAGTTGGTTGTTGGTCAACGAACATCTTATATGCAAAATCCGTCCACAGTTGGTTGTTGGTCAACATTACAGTACTTCTTGCTAACCTCTCACGGAAATAATGGACACTTCGCTGAAACGTCATCTCAGCAATTGCTGTCAACGGTAGGCGGCGAGCCCCTTTCAATACTCCATTTATGCATTCCGACATATTTGTCGTCAGAATTTCGCATCGCCATCCACCGTCATGTGATGCTGTCCATTTTTCCTTGTCGATCCTATCTAACCACTGAAACGCCTCGAGGGACTGTTTCTTTATCTCCTCCATAGtgcgattgaattttctgatctGATATTCAGAGCCAGCTCTCCAACAAAGATCCTTCAACACgacatttttgtatttactgtTGAAATTGGAACACACGTGCCGCTAGCAATATCGGTGCACGCCGTTAGGTGGCACGAAATCCGGACATTCACGTACAGCTCTTGTGATACCAGCATGGCGGTCAGAAATAAGGCAGATACCCCGTCGCCCTCGTATAATGTGTCTGCTCAATTGTCTAAGAAACCACTTCCAAGATAAAAGTGATTCTTCATCGACAACAGCAAAAGCAAGAGGAAGTACCTGTTGATTTCCATCCATGGTAGCAGCAATCAACATCTTGTGCTTGTACTTTGTGTATAGATGGGTCCCATCTACACTGATAAGGTTGCGACAGTGTTGGAACCCTTCAATGCACAGCTTGAACACCCAGAATACGTACCCTATCACATATGCACTGGTTGATGTGTCGCGGGCTTTATGTTGCCATTCAACAATCGTTCctggattatatttttggagagcTCCCAAGTATTTGGGTAGCTTTTGAACGGAGCTCTCCCATGTGCCATAAACCATCTCACGTGCCATTTTCAAACTGTACCATGCCTTTTGATATGGTATATCGTATTCGGTATGGTCTTTCACAGTCTGGATGACATGCTTGATTCCGTACGACGGGTTGCATTTTACATGTCCTAACAATAAAGAAGCAACATATACTCTATCTAAATTACCGTGTTCGAGGGacatttgattcaatataCATGTATGGTCCCCTCCGTATTNNNNNNNNNNNNNNNNNNNNNNNNNNNNNNNNNNNNNNNNNNNNNNNNNNNNNNNNNNNNNNNNNNNNNNNNNNNNNN
This genomic stretch from Sesamum indicum cultivar Zhongzhi No. 13 linkage group LG16, S_indicum_v1.0, whole genome shotgun sequence harbors:
- the LOC105178704 gene encoding uncharacterized protein LOC105178704; translation: MSLEHGNLDRVYVASLLLGHVKCNPSYGIKHVIQTVKDHTEYDIPYQKAWYSLKMAREMVYGTWESSVQKLPKYLGALQKYNPGTIVEWQHKARDTSTSAYVIGYVFWVFKLCIEGFQHCRNLISVDGTHLYTKYKHKMLIAATMDGNQQVLPLAFAVVDEESLLSWKWFLRQLSRHIIRGRRGICLISDRHAGITRAVRECPDFVPPNGVHRYC